Proteins encoded in a region of the Planktothrix tepida PCC 9214 genome:
- a CDS encoding heavy metal-responsive transcriptional regulator, whose product MSAVITEERLKIGDVATRSGLSVKTVRYYEEIGLLAPTVERSDSGYRLFDPSVVNRLAFVKRAQSLGLSLSEIREILNISDRGELPCEEVKQHLAMKVEEINHQITALEILKSELQQLLNHWQDHPSNYHEDTTICPNIQGEC is encoded by the coding sequence ATGAGTGCTGTAATTACAGAGGAACGCTTAAAAATTGGTGATGTTGCCACCCGGAGTGGCTTATCGGTGAAAACGGTTCGCTATTATGAAGAAATTGGTTTATTAGCCCCCACCGTTGAACGGTCTGACTCCGGGTATCGACTTTTTGATCCCTCGGTCGTCAACCGTTTAGCATTTGTCAAACGGGCTCAATCTTTGGGTTTAAGTTTAAGTGAAATTCGAGAGATTTTAAATATTAGCGATCGCGGTGAACTTCCCTGTGAGGAGGTTAAACAACATTTAGCGATGAAAGTTGAAGAGATTAATCACCAAATAACCGCCTTAGAAATTTTAAAAAGTGAGTTACAACAATTACTCAACCATTGGCAAGATCATCCATCAAACTATCACGAGGATACCACGATTTGTCCCAATATTCAAGGAGAATGTTAA